The DNA segment TCGAGGTGCCGAGGATCCCCCGCTCGGCCAGGTACACGCGCACCCACGGTTCGAACACGCCGAGATCCTCCCCGACGACCGTCGCCCCGGCGAGCTGCGCCTCGAGCGCAAGGATCCCGATCAGCGCCTCGTGGTCGTACTTCACATACACGCCCTCGCCGGCGCCCGCGCCGGCCGGGATCCACCAGAGGCGGAAGAGTCCGAGCACGTGGTCGACCCGGATGCCGCCGGCATGGCGCAGGATGCTTCGGAGCATGTCGCGGTACGCGGCGTAGCCGGTCTCCGCGAGCCGGGCGGGATGCCACGGCGGCTGTAGCCAGTTCTGGCCCTGGGAGTTGAACATGTCGGGTGGGGCGCCCACGGTCACTCCCTGCGCGAGCACGTGCGCGAGCGTCCAGGCATCCGATCCGTGGTCGTGCACCCCGACCGCGAGGTCGTGCACGATGCCGATGCCCATTCCCGCGTCGGTCGCCGCCCGCTGCGCCGCCCCCAGCTGCTGGTCGCACAGCCACTGGAGCCAGCAGTGGAAGTCGATCCTGTCGGCGAGGCCGGCACGCCGCTCCGACGCGAGGAGACCATGGGGGCCGCGCGGCTCGATCGCCCATTCAGGGGCGTCCGACGGCAGCTGCTCTGCGAGCGCGCACCAGAGCGCGAAGTCCTCGAGGCCCTGCCCCTGGGTCTGCCGGAAGGCGGCGAACTGGTGGGCGCGGGCCGGGGAGGGCCGCACCGCATAGACGGCCTCGAGGGCGGCGAGCTTCGCGGCGTAGGTGCTGTCGCGGTCCAGCACGTCGGCATCGAGATTTGCCGGATGGCGCTGGGCTGCGAGTCCCTCGACAACGGTGCGCGACTGGTGGTCGAGGTAGGCGTACTCGGCTACATCCTCGACCCGGATGTAGAGCGGATGGAAGAACCGCCGGCTCGCCGGCAGATACGGCGACGGCTCGACGGGGGGCTTCGGCTCCGACGCGTGCAGCGGGTTCACGAGCACGAAGTCGGCGCCGTACTGGGCGCCGGAGAGCGACGCGAGATCGGCCAGGTCGGCATAGTCGCCGATCCCCCACGAGCGCGACGACCGCACCGAGTAGAGCTGCGCCATCAGGCCCCAGCCGGAGCCGGCCGGGGAGGGGGGCGCACTGGTGAGCCGCCCCGGCGTGACCACAAGGGAGCACTGTGCCGTGCGCCCCCCGATCTCGGCGTGCAGCGTGTGCCAGCCGAGGGGAAGGTGCGTCGGCACCGCGAA comes from the Marisediminicola antarctica genome and includes:
- the malQ gene encoding 4-alpha-glucanotransferase, which encodes MAPDQTEELLDELVELAEAAGVDTSFWGGARDRVPVDALRAVLSALGVVAGTADEVRRSRAELELAPWRRLLPPVVVVREATESDVPVHAAHGSLVAVWIIAEDGSRHEVPERDGAREVRVVDGVRTAKTAFAVPTHLPLGWHTLHAEIGGRTAQCSLVVTPGRLTSAPPSPAGSGWGLMAQLYSVRSSRSWGIGDYADLADLASLSGAQYGADFVLVNPLHASEPKPPVEPSPYLPASRRFFHPLYIRVEDVAEYAYLDHQSRTVVEGLAAQRHPANLDADVLDRDSTYAAKLAALEAVYAVRPSPARAHQFAAFRQTQGQGLEDFALWCALAEQLPSDAPEWAIEPRGPHGLLASERRAGLADRIDFHCWLQWLCDQQLGAAQRAATDAGMGIGIVHDLAVGVHDHGSDAWTLAHVLAQGVTVGAPPDMFNSQGQNWLQPPWHPARLAETGYAAYRDMLRSILRHAGGIRVDHVLGLFRLWWIPAGAGAGEGVYVKYDHEALIGILALEAQLAGATVVGEDLGVFEPWVRVYLAERGILGTSILWFERIDGVPVAPEAYRRDCLTSVNTHDLPPTAGFLAGDHVSLRESLGLLGRPVEEERRADAAEQESVLELVRERGLLEQPGQPSVQPSVQPSVQPSVQATVEALYAFTALTPSSLLGVALVDAVGERRTQNQPGTVDEYPNWRVPLADQDGVAVLIDDLPTNARFASLVRATGR